The Psychrilyobacter atlanticus DSM 19335 genome contains a region encoding:
- the pth gene encoding aminoacyl-tRNA hydrolase, protein MKLIVGLGNPGSKYDKTRHNIGFDVIDYLAEELGVTNFRDKFNGDLGEATVDGEKVFLLKPMTFMNLSGDSIREVVKFYKLDPVEDLIVIYDDMDITLGKLKIKKKGRAGGHNGVKSIISHLGEEFIRIKCGIGKPKRTEEVINFVLDTFSKKDRTEEIEPLIETASKAAKSMITAKSIDRVIEKFNRK, encoded by the coding sequence ATGAAATTAATAGTAGGACTGGGAAACCCAGGAAGTAAGTATGATAAGACAAGACATAATATCGGATTCGATGTAATCGATTATTTAGCAGAAGAATTAGGAGTAACTAACTTTAGAGATAAGTTTAATGGTGATCTTGGAGAAGCTACTGTCGATGGGGAAAAGGTTTTTCTACTCAAACCTATGACATTTATGAACCTCAGTGGAGATTCAATCAGAGAGGTAGTAAAATTCTATAAACTGGATCCTGTCGAAGATCTTATAGTTATCTATGATGACATGGACATTACACTGGGTAAACTTAAAATCAAGAAAAAAGGAAGAGCCGGTGGACATAACGGAGTTAAATCTATTATTTCCCACCTTGGAGAGGAGTTTATCAGGATAAAATGCGGAATCGGAAAACCTAAAAGGACTGAGGAAGTTATAAACTTTGTTTTAGATACATTTAGTAAAAAAGATAGAACTGAGGAAATCGAACCTCTTATAGAAACTGCTTCTAAAGCAGCTAAATCTATGATTACTGCCAAAAGTATCGACAGAGTTATCGAAAAATTTAATAGAAAATAA